Genomic DNA from Lactuca sativa cultivar Salinas chromosome 8, Lsat_Salinas_v11, whole genome shotgun sequence:
TTATAGGAAAAGGATTCTAATTTTAAGTGTGCTATATGTCAGTTGGTGAAAAACCATCAAAAATATTATGCTCCTAGTGACAATAAAACCTTTGTTCCTTTTTTGACTATTCATTAATATGTATGGGGTCCAGCCAAAATTGTACCATTAAATAGTGCTCGTTAATTTGTAACATTTATTGAGGGTGAAATCACAATATAAATTCAATATTCAAGTTCTTCAAACTAACAATGAGGGTGAATATATTAATCATGAGATGCAACAATTCTGCAAGATGAACTCCATTCGACATCAAACTTCATATGTTAACACACCCCAACAGAATGGTCTTGCAGAATGCAGGAATAGACATATACTTGAAGTTGTCTATGCTTCCTTATTTGACATGAACGTTCCACGAGAATATTAAGGTGAAGCAGTTCAATCTACAACTCACCTCATGAATAAAACCCTATCTCGGGTTATCGACTTCCAAACCCCACTTCAAAAGCTCCATGAACTCGTATCCACTCCTACTTGTCCGAATCTTGAACCAAGGGTATTTGGCTGCACAACATATGTACACCAATATATAGGGAAATTAGAACCTAGGGTTGTCAAATGCGTGTTCCTCGGTTATGCATACCTTCAAAAATGGTATAGATGTTATGACCCTGAAAAACAAAAAACGTAAATTACCAGAGATGTCGTGTTCCGTGAAAACATTCCTTTCGTTGGTCATGAGTGCTCCCTTCATGGGGAGAAAACAATAAACACTTATGATTATGAAGAAAACACTCATGACCACTTCGAGCAAGCAAATAAATCATGTGAAGACGAACCATTTACTGAACCGATTGAGGAAACAGGCCCCACGTCTTCAGTCGATGTTCACGAATCCACTTTGATTGTCAAAGACATTCATATCGAAGAACCTCACGAAGATATGGGCTCACTAAACTCCACCTTACCTGACGACAACCCCTCTATGTTACAACAAAATGAACCTAGATACTCAAAGAGACATAACATGGGAATTCTGAGAAAatgtccttttatatatatatatatatatatatatatatatatatatatatatatatatatatatatatatatatatatatataaaaggacgTGTCCTCTTTATAATTTTACcactttattttaattttttataattttgtcactttatttttacttttttatatttttgccaCTAAACTTTTACTTTTACTTCTTTacgatatttttttatattttttttattattttcgtcTACCgtattcttttattttgttttgtaaaaAATTCAGTTGTGAATTTATAGTAAGATATTTGGGTCCAATAAAAGAAACAAGTAATGAAATGAATTAACAATTAAATACTTTATCTTTGCATTTACTTTATAGTAAAAATTAATATAATCATGTTAAAGAAGAGCTAGGGGACCAAATATACATATTAAGCAAAATACATGGACCATATGTAACTCACTCTATATTTAAATACTTTATCTTTGCATTTACATTTTCTTATATGAGAATTGTTCAATCACAGCCCTACAATACAATCGACTGGTTCTTCAAGATGCAGATGTCCGTAACCCAACGTCTTATCCACTTACATGTAGACGAAACAAAAAGCCATAACCAACTACCTCGTCGGTAAAGCAtgaccaccgccaccacctccgcCACCGCCACCGTGCTGCCGTATGACCTCCCATCCAACAATCTCAACGAAGCAATCACCCAAAAATCATTACTAAATCTCCTAACCACCAAATGCACCACATCTCTCCAACATCTCAAACAAACCCATGCTCTAATCCTCAAAACCAATCACTTTCAAGATCATTACGTTTCTGGTGCTCTAATCAAATGCTACTCATATCCATACTTCAACACTTTTGATTCCTCTCTTCAAGTGTTTCATCAAGTTCCCAACCCCAATGTTTTCGTGTGGAACTCGGTCATCAAAGCGTGCTTCGACAACAACAACCCCAGTTTGGCTCTGTTGTTTTATTTGAAAATGGTGGTTTCGGATTCAAAGCCGAACAAATTCACGTATCCTATACTGTTTAAAGCTTGTATGGCTGTGAAATCTGTTGAAGAAGGTGGTCAGATTCATTGTCATGTGGTGAAAAATGGGTTTATGGAAGATGGGTATGTGAAAAGCGCTGGAATTCAGATGTATTCGTCGTTTGAACGTTTAACTGAAGCTCGGATGATACTTGATTACAGCGAATCAGATGTTATCTGTTTTAACGCTATGATTGACGGGTACTTGAAATGTGGAGAGATTGAATCCGCCATTGTTTTGTTTAATTCCACTGTGAAAAAGAACGTTGGTTCTTGGAACGCAATGGTTTCTGGTTTAGCAAAATGTGGTATGGTAGAAGCTGCTCGAAAGATGTTCGATGAGATGCCTGAGAGAGATGAGATTTCATGGAGTGCTATGATTGATGGGTATAACAAAAACGGGTGTTTCAAGGAATCATTGGAGGTTTTCCGAATGATGCAAAAGGCGAAAATTAAGCCGAAAAAGTTTGTTCTTTCGAGTGTGGCTTTAGCTTGTGCAAATGTAGGTTCACTTGATCAAGGGAAATGGATCCATGGCTACGCTAGGCGAAATTATATCGAATTAGATGCGGTTTTAGGGACTGCGTTCATCGATATGTATGCGAAATTAGGACGCCTTGATTTATCATGGGATGTTTTCGAGACAATGAAAACTAAAGAAATATCTTCATGGAACGCCATGATCAGAGGACTCGCGATGCATGGTAGGGCAAACGATGCTATCGATATTTTCTCACGAATGAAGAAAGAACGGTTAAAGCCCGATAAAATCACATTTGTCGGATTACTAAACGCGTGTGCTCATGGAGGGTTAGACGATGTGGGCTTGCAATATTTCAACCAAATGGAAGAAGTATTTGGGATTGAGCCGACGGTTGAGCACTACGGGTGCGTGGTTGACATGTTAGGTCGAGCCGGACGGTTAACTGAAGCCGAGGAGGTAATACATAACATGCCGATAACACCGAGCCCTGCAGTTTTCGGTGCGCTTTTGGGCGCTTGTAGGGTTTACGGAGACGTTGACGTCGGCGAACGAATCGGGAAAATTTTGATCGAAATGGACCCACGAAATGGTGGTCGGTACGCATTGTTATCGAACATATACGCGAAAGCTGGGAGATGGGAGGATGTTGAGAGACTGCGGGTGTTGATGAAAGAAAATGGTGTGAAAACAACTACCGGGAAAAGTACAATTGATTTGGACGGTGTTGTTCATGAGTTTAAAATTGGGGAATCGGATCACCCGAAAACACGAGAGATTTATGCGATGGTGGATGAGATGATTGTGAAATTAGGGGTAGAAGGTTATGTCCCTAAAACGAGTGAGGTGTTGTTTGATATTGATGAGGATGAAAAGGAAACTACGCTATGGCGGCATAGTGAAAAGCTTGCTATAGCGTTTGGTTTGATTAGCACAAAGCCAGGATCACCGATTAGGGTAACGAAAAATTTAAGGATGTGCGAGGATTGTCATTCGGCTATTAAGATTGTTTCGAGGGTATATGAGAGAGATGTAGTTGTTAGGGATCGTTTACGGTTTCATCATTTTAGAAATGGGAAGTGTTCTTGCAAGGATTTTTGGTGATGAGTTGATGGCGGTGTATCGAGACTTATTAGGGTTTTGtggtctttttttttattttttatttaaatagtgcagtaaagttaaattttataaatGATAATGAAAAATTATGCACAAACATTGTGTGGAAGAGTCCTTAAGTGGATATAAACACAACATATGGAAATTGAGtatttattattgttattgtaatGTGGGGATGTGTCAAGTGGAAATACCACATAGAAGCAAATCATGTTAATATAGTTGTTTCTTCAACAAAAGTTATGTACAAAACATTGTGCGGTACATCCCTAAGATCATATGGAAAATAAGAGATGGTTCATGAATGCAAATATGAATGGAAAATAAGAGATGGCTCATGAATGCAAATATGAATCGGGTTGGTTGtgttttgaaatagtttattAACGAGGCAACTAAGAAACAATTCATATTATAAGAATTGCTTATAATCATGTTTAAACTCACATAAACTATTTGGACTAAGTAATAGTAAACAAAAAACCATGGACAAGCCTATAATGGGTACAAATATTTGGATGAAAAATGTCTATCAAATCGAATCTATTTCAACAAATGATCGCTTCAACATATTTCAAAATGCTAGTCAACGTAAAGTAAGAAACGAGTTAAAGTTCTTAAATAACAACATATCTCTCTTTTATTAATCTCATATGTGTTACCAAATTTTGTAACATATAACAATATTAGAAAAATATTCTATTCAGGTCATTCATTTTTTTTGCTAAGATCACGGAATAACAAcgtatttttttcatttgttttggttcTCACCTATGTTGTCCACCCCTTTTTTTGACATACTAAGTTTTAATGCCATTAGACTACCCCATTGGCGCACATGGACGAGCGGAGcacatattttaattaaataaaaagaaaattaaattaatatatGTGGCCTAGGCCACATGGACGACCCAAGTTCACAAAAGTTCACCACATCTTTTCTTGCCACGTGTTTAGCAATGAAAGGGGAGTTGTATatattttttagatttttagataaaagttgttatctttaaaaatccaacattatcttaataaaaaaatttttaaaaaaatctaaagttaatgattttttttctctataaatagagtataATATTGATATAGATCATATATCATCTTAACTCTTCGTTTCTAAACCTTTTTATATCTTTAATACCATGGATccaaatttcgttttaaatcttGACGATTCTCACGATTATCAAAACTTTCAAGGTTATGAAAGCTCTTAATTTTTCCCAAATCTCAACCAATTCTCTGTCACTAAAAATATTCAAACCTCACAAAATATCGGAAAAAACCCAAGAGGCGATAAATGGGATGATGATGAAGATATCGCTTTAATGTAAGCATATTGTATTGTTAATGAACATAAGCGTCATGGAAAAACCAAAAGAAAACATCAATATGAGCACAAGTGAAGGAGCTATATGATGTAAATCAAACAGAAAACCTAGGAAAGCTTGGTAATAGGAACATAGCTCAAACGAAAGGTCGTTATAAACGACTTAATGAAAGTGTTGGAAAATGGATTGGTGTTTATTGAAAAACATATAGAAAAAGAAGAAGTGGAATGAGTATGAAAGATGTTGAGAATGAAGCTCCTAAGTTATATGATACAAGTGGAAGCAAGTTCAATGACACGATTGTTTTTAATGAGGTTATGTGTAAGCATCAAAAATAGGATCTACAGGTAGATCATGATGCAACACGATCACGTCCTGAATGTGAAGTGGATGATGAAGAAAGTGGTGGTAGCACAAAAAAGATCAAGGTCTACTGAAGAAGGAGACTATTGTGTCCAATCCAACACAGAAGGGGAAAGTATTAGTGGTTCAACAATTAAACGTCCAACAGGTAGAGATGCAactaaaggaaaagaaaaaggtaAGTCTTCTAATGAAGTTGTTGCAGAATTCGAGGTAGATTTCGAATGCGAAAACCACTATTTCTCCGTATAATGGAAGCTGTTACAGCCAATGACCGATATTTTCAACAAGACGTGATGTCACATGCAAAAAAGGTCTTTCACCATTACAAAAATGTACTGGAGCTATGCGGGTGTTGGCATATGGGACATCAACAGATACACATGATGAATATTTGAGAATGAGTGAGACTGTAACAAGGGATGCTCTTGTAAAGTTTGTGGAAGGTGTTATTTCATGCTTTTGTGAAGAGTACCTTAGACGCCCCAATCAAGATGATTTAGCAAGACTGCTCCATGTTGGAGAAGAACGTGGATTTCCAGGTATGGTAGGCAGTATTGACTGCATGCACTGGGAATGGAAAAATTGTCCAAACACTTGTGCTTGACAATATGTAGGTAGAAGCGGTAAGACAACAATAATTTTGGAAGTTGTTGCATCGTATGACTTATGGATATGACATGCATTCTTCGGAACACCGGGTTCATGCAATGATATTAACGTCCTCCAAAGATCTCATCTTTTTGATGATGTCTTGGCAAGTCTAGCaccaaagtgttggattagtgtctaagctcgtaaccatatttgtcaagtacttgacccgattgtgcatggtccttttgggttgccttcaccaaagcaacttgactggagaaataatagagaaagaggttattatgatttattaatatgttataagaataatatattaaaggagaaatcatatttgtttaattaatattggtcaataattaattaagaattaattttgtgatcaaatgtaattaagtaaactagaggggctgaattgtaattatgtgatagttacaaaataaggtaaggattatcctaaggataggttggacgaatttaaggtgataaggccttagaattcgtccatgataaggattcaaggcttatcttatggtttgcttggtgggcaagcaaccagataaggataaagactgaaaccctatctttacacctatataaacaccctttTGGCTTATGAATTCGTCCATACCTTCCCAAGGCTTCCTAGGGACGAATTTTATAACTCTCCTTCTCTCTATATCTTCTctaattgcttgtggtgtttgtgagccattagaggcattacacttgtggtgcttgctttcaagacttagggtttgaagatttaagttgttattacaatataacaacaagaggtatgtaatctaaccttcttggttaatttcgaaaatagcaatcatcattagggttttattatgtgttcataatgttgtataactaatagtgataacatagatccaactctagggatgcatgcacacatatgattgtttgtataaaaaccatcagtggtatcagagccattggttatttgttttcaattagtttattcaattgtatgaacttgacatattagggtttattaccaataaaccctaggaggctaggtttttttcgagattagggtttgcaaaccctaatttgcaatagTTTGAATAAgattttcaaatcctttccttaaacccttaaatttcgaaatctagggtttgttttaatcccttgattttcgaaatttgcctcctccccaagataagatcctagattctagggatttggattatcccatatcttgtaattatcctctaattgttatatatggtaattatagattttgcattatcctatccttaatttcgagatctagggagatatttaagggattaggatatcttaaatgtataaatggtaattatcctcatgatttagataatcccttatgatttaataattaaattaattgtctaattcaagataattattaaatcaagagttttaatatttaaaattttaatttacatgtcataaattcgaaaatttttaagagaaattaaaactaaattgttttgaaaagtttcaaaacttgccctcaagttttggaatttaaattttgattaaaagtttaattttgatgcatatttaaattctaaaccctaatgttttgaaatgtttcaaaaacttgccctcaagttttataatttaaaaagttgattaaaagtttaatttaggaatgttaaactctaaaaccctagtattgttttgaaaagttcaaatcacacccttatggttttattaattaattaaggtatataattaaaataagtttaataaatccataaaagttttggtttacaattaaaagtataattgttatatttgaccatctagtattttaaaagtgtaaaacacaccctatactatatataacattaaaagtctaacattatatatatgtataagtaaaagtcagtcttaccgtcagtaggcctcattcacgaagttggtctataaggggtgtttaaggaaattgcctataaaatggcgattgaatgggtatccactcttacccaccgcactcttgactagtggagggtcgttagccgaacgggtaggataggacaaaaaccttccattataagtataatgaagtacaaaagtagctaaatgtttttcaaattcccaatcttagttacttaggcaaaagtgaattgatgcaattccatgaaattacactttatacccttgcaaagacgttagtggagcgtgtgtggtttaccggcacactaaatggttctaagcgaaggtagcaaagggtgactcaatgtttgtcatagttcggtggagcgtgtgtggtttaccggcacatcgaatagatgactgtaacatgtgggggcaccatgtaagtttgcatggttattcacacccgctttgtgatcctcggcatcccagtcacaaactagaggggcatatcgagatttaaacatgccattgaaatgttcaatgaatctcaaagaatctaggagttttcataaatttaaaacttaaatttctttttcgtttttcatggtggaaaattagtgaatcgtcattcacttaccttcaaatattctgcaactagattacgacatcccttttctaggttgtggcgtatagtgttgggtcctagccttaatatctcatttgggtgatttattaaggactcaatcaattaactaacttgaatttgttttctcccgttttgtagatgtcaaagtacgacagctatggtcttcccaaatcccgtggaacaagctttccacatgaagatgatattccacgattcgatcgaggaacaagaaatcatgcttcacttcctccacctcctccaattattctccctaacccacaagatcgaagaattgaaaggttcaatgtcactaaagccctattggaaatgaaacatgaagatggtaaacccgtgtgtgctcacgttCTAGGAAttaaatcacacatcgataggttgataatgttgggtgagtcattcccggataagttggctgtgaactgggttctgcagtcacttcctgaatcatataatgagttcaaaagaaagtattatatgatggaccatgacgaaaacctcattgacctaacttacatgctcattgctgctgaatcagaaatgatttggcaaagcaatggagcatatttgttgggaaattcaaccaaccatgcttccgtggacGCTCTAGGAGAGGCCACATGTTTCTGCTGCCAAGGGAAAGTGAAATGGATATGAAGCTGCCTAAAGAAACTGAAGAGTCTAAGAGATGGAAGAGTCAAGAAGtgtggctctgcttcaggtacaaaatccactatctaactccattaaattcctattctttgtacataatgtgataagattacatttgcatgttttgcaggatcaaagaaaagaaaggaaagttGATGGAacagcaagatgagtctgatcatgaagaaatggattacgatcgcatggatttgaagatcagattttgagcttaggaagttatgatagatttgttaggagtatttgaatacatagtttttcatttgaattttgcattgtaaggacatgttttccgctgctttaatgaataaaataaattttggattATATCTtattttatccttgcaatgacatatatgaaaaattgatgtttgtgtacttctaatattagcaaaatggatttgattcttaattaggttacTTGTGGaagtgtcaaaagtttaccaaatagggagagtttctcatcgtccaagtttcaagtggataggaacttggaatcgtgcaacaAGTATTGCTTGataaatgaaaactatcacatttgggaaatttagactagtctttgacaaagtgtcaagtgaaggactatatgattaagtacacaaagttgtgtgttgatcaagtccaccacatgagtgacaagatattcgtcatgatttactaaagtttagtaaatatggttacacttataAGATCAAGTATAATTCTGGATTTGTTAAAAGAGtttcaatagcagaacgaataagaagaatcaagtagacagaaagataaaagtttctccgttctaagaagaagggagagtacattttattgtgttttatgataggacttaatgattaagaaccatatctcaattgatcctctaagtgattcttagtacaatttgtatgtctaagaagaggaaatgAGAATTgtgaaaatggttaaatcaagaagtcaatcatacttcgttccaaggtcaagtcttagagttatactccaagattgtgaattaggtgacaagtcttaagaaggtttataactttcatcaaatgtggaacttggaaaaggttttcttgttctcgcacatttgaaattggtaagttgtgatgtcttggataagacaaagaccaactaggaccaattatgtgaaaagTTTTACCTTGATAAaggctgcactaactcttgaatatttgtttgtcaagaaatgtttcttaacaagggaatcttatatgtcaaggagtcagtgggagtctcaattgtcttaaaaggtttcaagaacaaatcaagaataaaccctaTCGATcaacactagcacacaacttgaggtttacgacctatcgtgttgacactattttgtttccgtgccattccaaattgagttaattatgcaagtgagttctacgagttctcaatggatTGTATAGGGGCAAGGCACCTTGTTCAAcggaaagtacattgaaatgaaggggtgagctgctaaataacttggaagcaatggtgggacccttgatggcaagaaattaagaagagcaagttctatccataaaagtttggaaaagtcactgacattatcttatgattatggttatgacaaattcacatggatgagAATGAATACACcacaaaaatctaagtgtcataaggtttctttcatTCATAAGAATGATTgtaaggaaacgctttcactaagagagattttgaagatgGCATCATGTGATTTGGTTTTCTCAAATTCAACTTTGATtagggcatacctcttcatagttagaATTGTGGGAAATGGAAAATAGATCTGAACATCTTAGACTCATTGATATGAGTCTTAGAATCGTTTAGACATATACATATGAGCTGtccaaggaaaggtgtatgagtttaagaagcttataTAGAGTCTTATCGAaacatctagtattagaaatatgaacttgagAAATTGTTTTCTTAaagttcagttgatttctgaatacatgtcaaagctagtgggagcataagtgttatgttggtaaagaaataatcatcatgtaagtgggagcatgattattatggtaagtattgcaagttagcaatattaattatagaaaaacaagtttTGTACTTTGCAATGTCgtaagagttgaaaagttgtttttgctataattaagggagagaatattgtacttcgtttcaagatctaaagcttagattgagaaattttaataaatttagtcaaaggatacatagtgtgttcttaaaattttgattatgattacggtatccctctttatagttcgaattgtaagaacgtgacacataaaatgttatggcagaagattgatagagtatcgtatcttcatgtaagacattatgaatcgtgtcccatacgcttcgggtataggatcgattgcaaatgctataatatttgaccattctaaattttttccaaatgtctggtgcattaagagggaaaaaggacaagaatcagttttggctaagataattaaacaactatcaaaggacgatacAAAGCTTgctgaggattggtcacttgtgagtagttggaagtatggcgTTGAacggaccatattgacatcattatgaatagataagattctattaagaatgagttgtcatatggtaaatatgaaaatgtttccataaatgggagttggatattaagaatttatgtctagattagaaaattttatgcaaaaggatgttcaaagaatgtactttgagtgagagacatcacatctatagaattgttctataactattttgatagagtaccttgtgattTCGATGGCCGAGTCTTTGTGATTTCGTGCCGTAACttcacaaaaggatcattgcataaaatattagaatttaaCATGTTCTATAAgagacaagaatttgatattcttgtgCTTATGATAAAGAATTGGgatttgtgaaatgagaatgattgaaaATATGTTcacttgatctatttcacaaagtaatagACCATTgaaaaccaaagtgtgcatgctcggagcatgggacaattgtggttataattcatggtataaagttgattatttgaaacgtTAAACAAATAGATAAtgagtaattaatatggtgattaaataaaggtgttttatttatactcaagggttgggaccatataggattagtattacctttgtgtttcactttgcatgttttgacatccagaataattgagtttattaagaataatcgaattattcaaacggaccacagtcaatcatacgttggaagtaagtatgaatgaagactgtcatgaattggtttgtagattgtctaaagcgtattagacatagcaaaggtttgctacaacattcatgagtgcttatgaatatgattttaagcattggattaaacccacgctcacttggatcacttcatggattttatcatgagcgattggtgagacgataatatcttgtattcttgaaaccgagatgcgtgagttgtatcttgcgaatcggttgcacattgataatatgtaagcgcaccagtaacttggtgttatgaaacttattgttgtatgtgatttggtgagtgagtgcaagcaaacattgagtcgaagtttatccgttcctttt
This window encodes:
- the LOC111882414 gene encoding pentatricopeptide repeat-containing protein At5g48910, producing the protein MTTATTSATATVLPYDLPSNNLNEAITQKSLLNLLTTKCTTSLQHLKQTHALILKTNHFQDHYVSGALIKCYSYPYFNTFDSSLQVFHQVPNPNVFVWNSVIKACFDNNNPSLALLFYLKMVVSDSKPNKFTYPILFKACMAVKSVEEGGQIHCHVVKNGFMEDGYVKSAGIQMYSSFERLTEARMILDYSESDVICFNAMIDGYLKCGEIESAIVLFNSTVKKNVGSWNAMVSGLAKCGMVEAARKMFDEMPERDEISWSAMIDGYNKNGCFKESLEVFRMMQKAKIKPKKFVLSSVALACANVGSLDQGKWIHGYARRNYIELDAVLGTAFIDMYAKLGRLDLSWDVFETMKTKEISSWNAMIRGLAMHGRANDAIDIFSRMKKERLKPDKITFVGLLNACAHGGLDDVGLQYFNQMEEVFGIEPTVEHYGCVVDMLGRAGRLTEAEEVIHNMPITPSPAVFGALLGACRVYGDVDVGERIGKILIEMDPRNGGRYALLSNIYAKAGRWEDVERLRVLMKENGVKTTTGKSTIDLDGVVHEFKIGESDHPKTREIYAMVDEMIVKLGVEGYVPKTSEVLFDIDEDEKETTLWRHSEKLAIAFGLISTKPGSPIRVTKNLRMCEDCHSAIKIVSRVYERDVVVRDRLRFHHFRNGKCSCKDFW